The following proteins are encoded in a genomic region of Apis mellifera strain DH4 linkage group LG14, Amel_HAv3.1, whole genome shotgun sequence:
- the LOC725926 gene encoding collagen alpha-1(IV) chain isoform X2 codes for MFSTSTLSVLLGTILLISSIPDAVSFSKYGRTCKDIGCMRDEVCVMAEDPCSIYQRDNCGRYPTCMKSRPGEANCASTLCGENEYCKTENGVPTCVKKSAVNEFDGTSNSLLRKRRGTGDEADSTPDDTQSVKTMDSRYPSGSGYPSSETRPKTDTSVKSSGYPSSSGYPSTGSSGYPSSSGYPSSSGYPSRSSGYPSESASSGYPSRSSGYPSETGYPSRSSSGYPSQSGYPSRSSSGYPSESGYPSRSSYPSGSSYPSGSYPSSGSRGYPSTSVDEASVKRVDANSVNAAYPSQAGRSSSGYPSQGSSYPSQSSGYPSQGGGYPSQSSGYPGQGYPSSGYPGQSGRSDYPSQYGGYPSQSNPYGSYYPGYNQGYQQGYPGGYQQGYPGGYQQGYQGGYSPPSTTRKPKFTDQLGTIAKDLAGKYLTQAILDKVTRY; via the exons ATGTTTTCCACTTCTACACTGAGTGTCCTATTAGGGACAATTTTACTTATCTCTTCGATTCCCGATGCAGTATCTTTCAGCA AGTACGGGAGGACGTGCAAGGACATCGGTTGCATGAGGGATGAGGTCTGCGTGATGGCCGAGGATCCTTGTTCGATCTATCAACGAGATAACTGCGGTCGTTATCCGACTTGTATGAAATCTCGTCCAGGCG AGGCTAATTGTGCCAGCACTCTGTGCGGTGAAAACGAATACTGCAAAACCGAGAATGGCGTCCCGACATGTGTGAAGAAATCAGCAGTAAATG AGTTCGATGGAACAAGCAACAGCTTATTGAGAAAAAGACGGGGGACCGGCGATGAAGCGGATTCCACACCGGATGACACGCAATCGGTTAAGACGATGGACTCTCGATACCCATCCGGAAGTGGATATCCATCCTCAGAAACTCGACCAAAAACTGATACCTCGGTCAAATCATCCGGTTACCCATCCAGTTCTGGTTATCCCTCTACTGGCTCATCCGGTTATCCATCCAGTTCCGGTTATCCATCCAGTTCTGGTTACCCATCCAGATCGTCCGGGTATCCTTCAGAATCTGCAAGTTCCGGTTACCCGTCGAGAAGCTCTGGCTATCCTTCAGAGACTGGATATCCTTCGAGAAGCTCTTCAGGTTATCCATCACAGTCTGGATATCCTTCGAGAAGCTCTTCAGGTTATCCATCAGAGTCTGGCTACCCTTCAAGAAGCTCTTATCCATCAGGATCTAGTTATCCCAGTGGCTCGTATCCTTCATCAGGTTCAAGGGGATATCCATCGACCTCCGTCGATGAGGCAAGTGTGAAGAGGGTGGATGCAAACTCTGTGAATGCTGCTTATCCCAGCCAGGCTGGTAGAAGTAGTTCAGGGTATCCTAGCCAGGGTAGCAGTTATCCGAGTCAGAGCTCTGGATATCCTAGCCAAGGTGGCGGTTATCCGAGTCAGAGCTCTGGATATCCTGGCCAAGGTTATCCAAGCTCTGGATATCCTGGTCAATCTGGAAGAAGCGATTATCCATCACAGTACGGTGGATATCCTTCACAGTCTAATCCATATGGTAGCTATTATCCTGGGTACAATCAAGGTTACCAACAAGGGTATCCTGGAGGGTATCAACAAGGATATCCAGGAGGGTATCAGCAAGGGTATCAAGGGGGTTATTCTCCTCCTTCTACCACTAGGAAACCTAAATTTACTGATCAGTTGGGCACCATAGCCAAAGATCTTGCTGGGAAATATTTGACTCAGGCTATTCTAGATAAAGTTACCAGATATTAG
- the LOC113219221 gene encoding esterase E4-like translates to MSQPIVTVKQGKLKGGIVENVLGGKYIAFWGIPYAVPPVGKLRFKDPIPIGPWTDVKDTSKPAKYYCPQKQIYPPYQIVGSEDCLYLNVYTNSLDQSKPVMFWIHEGAFVFGSSSFQEVRPDYLLPKDVVVVSSNYRVGAFGFLNLGHREACGNYGLKDLILALEWVRENISKFGGDPNNVTIFGVSAGSVLVHALLLSPRAKGLFHKAIGQSGVLWSAWCRNQSQPDRGFKLAATLGKKSEDPEEVVEFLRKVPAEDIVNAQPAILTLEEKFSYSIPFGINCDSMAENPVMPEPIEQMLSKIADVPVIISYTAHEYIMFLRGRNQNILNVLNDYLPTYVNSLRTLKKLEDEDIEQLYEILTNKYFGGKPINDKKLRKVIDLLTLIYFELPAILTIEDRAKNSVSPTYLCKFSFVGTEISLSDLVVKRHVSGASHTDDAPYLIYSPRLKSDNPEPPAVGTKDRITMERMTSMWTNFAKTGNPTSIKDKFVDVDWKPVTSNDLSYLDIGDKLEILPVLPHILRDEVLSTNRNEMAKDKRRIMSSYFIFDREEGKKKWMW, encoded by the exons ATGAGCCAGCCAATTGTGACCGTGAAGCAAGGTAAATTGAAGGGAGGGATAGTGGAGAATGTTCTAGGAGGAAAATACATCGCGTTCTGGGGGATACCGTATGCTGTTCCACCTGTTGGAAAACTCAGATTTAAG GACCCGATACCAATTGGACCGTGGACCGACGTTAAGGACACGTCGAAACCGGCTAAATACTACTGCCCTCAGAAGCAGATATACCCACCTTACCAAATCGTCGGGTCCGAGGATTGCCTTTACCTGAACGTCTACACGAATTCTCTCGATCAATCGAAACCTGTTATGTTCTGGATTCACGAAGGTGCATTCGTATTCGGCAGTTCGAGTTTTCAGGAGGTGAGGCCCGATTACCTGCTCCCGAAAGACGTGGTGGTCGTCTCGAGTAACTACAGAGTCGGAGCATTCG GATTTCTAAATCTGGGCCATCGAGAAGCATGCGGCAATTACGGGCTGAAGGATCTGATATTGGCTCTGGAATGGGTGAGGGAGAATATCTCCAAGTTTGGGGGGGATCCCAACAACGTGACGATTTTCGGCGTAAGCGCGGGATCGGTTTTGGTTCACGCGTTGCTTTTGTCGCCTCGCGCGAAAG GATTGTTCCACAAAGCGATCGGGCAGAGCGGAGTGCTTTGGAGCGCCTGGTGCAGGAATCAAAGTCAACCCGATCGTGGATTTAAATTGGCCGCTACTCTCGGCAAGAAATCCGAGGATCCAGAGGAGGTTGTCGAATTTTTGCGAAAAGTGCCAGCCGAGGATATAGTGAACGCTCAGCCTGCTATCTTAACGTTGGAG GAGAAATTCTCTTACTCTATTCCTTTCGGGATCAATTGCGACTCGATGGCGGAGAATCCCGTTATGCCGGAGCCTATCGAGCAAATGCTGTCAAAAATCGCTGACGTGCCCGTGATAATAAGTTACACGGCTCACGAGTACATCATGTTTCTAAGAG gcagaaatcaaaatatattaaacgttCTGAACGACTATCTGCCCACGTACGTGAACAGTTTGAGGACGTTGAAGAAGTTGGAGGACGAGGATATCGAGCAATTGTACGAAATCTTGACCAATAAATACTTCGGGGGGAAACCTATCAACGATAAGAAACTGCGAAAAGTGATCGATCTTCTCACTCTCATTTATTTCGAACTGCCCGCCATTTTGACCATAGAGGATCGAGCGAAGAATTCCGTTTCCCCTACTTATCTGTGCAAATTCTCCTTCGTCGGCACAGAGATATCTCTTTCGGATCTCGTAGTGAAACGTCATGTTTCTG GAGCGTCTCACACCGACGACGCcccatatttgatatattcacCGAGGTTGAAAAGTGACAATCCTGAACCACCGGCGGTCGGTACGAAAGACAGGATCACGATGGAACGAATGACGAGCATGTGGACCAATTTCGCTAAAACCGG GAATCCTACCTCGATCAAAGACAAGTTCGTGGACGTCGATTGGAAGCCTGTTACCTCGAACGATCTCTCCTACTTGGATATTGGCGACAAATTGGAAATCCTGCCTGTTTTACCGCATATTTTAAGGGACGAGGTATTGAGCACGAATAGAAACGAAATGGCAAAGGATAAAAGGCGGATCATGTCGTCTTACTTCATCTTCGACcgggaagaagggaaaaaaaaatggatgtggtga
- the LOC725926 gene encoding collagen alpha-1(IV) chain isoform X1, with the protein MFSTSTLSVLLGTILLISSIPDAVSFSKYGRTCKDIGCMRDEVCVMAEDPCSIYQRDNCGRYPTCMKSRPGEANCASTLCGENEYCKTENGVPTCVKKSAVNDDGLFAEFDGTSNSLLRKRRGTGDEADSTPDDTQSVKTMDSRYPSGSGYPSSETRPKTDTSVKSSGYPSSSGYPSTGSSGYPSSSGYPSSSGYPSRSSGYPSESASSGYPSRSSGYPSETGYPSRSSSGYPSQSGYPSRSSSGYPSESGYPSRSSYPSGSSYPSGSYPSSGSRGYPSTSVDEASVKRVDANSVNAAYPSQAGRSSSGYPSQGSSYPSQSSGYPSQGGGYPSQSSGYPGQGYPSSGYPGQSGRSDYPSQYGGYPSQSNPYGSYYPGYNQGYQQGYPGGYQQGYPGGYQQGYQGGYSPPSTTRKPKFTDQLGTIAKDLAGKYLTQAILDKVTRY; encoded by the exons ATGTTTTCCACTTCTACACTGAGTGTCCTATTAGGGACAATTTTACTTATCTCTTCGATTCCCGATGCAGTATCTTTCAGCA AGTACGGGAGGACGTGCAAGGACATCGGTTGCATGAGGGATGAGGTCTGCGTGATGGCCGAGGATCCTTGTTCGATCTATCAACGAGATAACTGCGGTCGTTATCCGACTTGTATGAAATCTCGTCCAGGCG AGGCTAATTGTGCCAGCACTCTGTGCGGTGAAAACGAATACTGCAAAACCGAGAATGGCGTCCCGACATGTGTGAAGAAATCAGCAGTAAATG ATGACGGATTGTTCGCAGAGTTCGATGGAACAAGCAACAGCTTATTGAGAAAAAGACGGGGGACCGGCGATGAAGCGGATTCCACACCGGATGACACGCAATCGGTTAAGACGATGGACTCTCGATACCCATCCGGAAGTGGATATCCATCCTCAGAAACTCGACCAAAAACTGATACCTCGGTCAAATCATCCGGTTACCCATCCAGTTCTGGTTATCCCTCTACTGGCTCATCCGGTTATCCATCCAGTTCCGGTTATCCATCCAGTTCTGGTTACCCATCCAGATCGTCCGGGTATCCTTCAGAATCTGCAAGTTCCGGTTACCCGTCGAGAAGCTCTGGCTATCCTTCAGAGACTGGATATCCTTCGAGAAGCTCTTCAGGTTATCCATCACAGTCTGGATATCCTTCGAGAAGCTCTTCAGGTTATCCATCAGAGTCTGGCTACCCTTCAAGAAGCTCTTATCCATCAGGATCTAGTTATCCCAGTGGCTCGTATCCTTCATCAGGTTCAAGGGGATATCCATCGACCTCCGTCGATGAGGCAAGTGTGAAGAGGGTGGATGCAAACTCTGTGAATGCTGCTTATCCCAGCCAGGCTGGTAGAAGTAGTTCAGGGTATCCTAGCCAGGGTAGCAGTTATCCGAGTCAGAGCTCTGGATATCCTAGCCAAGGTGGCGGTTATCCGAGTCAGAGCTCTGGATATCCTGGCCAAGGTTATCCAAGCTCTGGATATCCTGGTCAATCTGGAAGAAGCGATTATCCATCACAGTACGGTGGATATCCTTCACAGTCTAATCCATATGGTAGCTATTATCCTGGGTACAATCAAGGTTACCAACAAGGGTATCCTGGAGGGTATCAACAAGGATATCCAGGAGGGTATCAGCAAGGGTATCAAGGGGGTTATTCTCCTCCTTCTACCACTAGGAAACCTAAATTTACTGATCAGTTGGGCACCATAGCCAAAGATCTTGCTGGGAAATATTTGACTCAGGCTATTCTAGATAAAGTTACCAGATATTAG